One genomic segment of Marinitoga piezophila KA3 includes these proteins:
- a CDS encoding NAD(P)/FAD-dependent oxidoreductase, with protein MEIYDVIIIGAGPAGLFAGINLKNKKVLILEKKDKPGRKLLISGGGKCNITNTGKITEFITHYGEKKNFVKKAIYAFSNDDLINFFEINFYIDDSGKVFPESMRAKEILNYLLDEYLEDKKHEIIYNSKVEKVIKSDEYFKVYTESGIFNAKNLIVATGGKSFPMTGSTGDGYKIAKSFGHTIISPRPALTPIEIENYPFVDLAGISINVWIKKAKNKMYGSLLFTHKGFSGPVVLNFSRYLNDGDKIQISFVDFDNEEKFRKYFVEKSNQNKNMLLYDFLKKEFRFPRRFIAVMFRILNIDKNKRLNNLSRHERNNVIQYLVNHEFKVKKIGDFNIAMVTKGGIDTREINSKSMESKLVENLYFIGEVVDVDGYTGGYNLQWAFSSAYIAAKNIIEKGG; from the coding sequence ATGGAAATATATGATGTAATCATTATTGGAGCAGGACCCGCTGGATTATTTGCAGGAATAAATTTAAAAAATAAAAAAGTACTTATATTAGAAAAAAAGGATAAACCTGGAAGAAAATTATTAATTTCAGGTGGAGGAAAATGTAATATAACAAATACAGGTAAAATTACAGAATTTATTACACATTACGGTGAGAAAAAGAATTTTGTAAAAAAAGCCATATATGCCTTTTCAAATGATGATTTAATTAATTTTTTTGAAATAAATTTTTATATTGACGATTCTGGAAAGGTATTTCCAGAATCAATGAGAGCAAAAGAAATTTTAAATTATCTTTTAGATGAATATCTTGAAGATAAAAAACATGAAATTATATATAACTCAAAGGTTGAAAAGGTTATTAAATCTGATGAATATTTTAAGGTATATACAGAATCCGGGATATTCAATGCAAAAAATTTAATAGTAGCCACAGGTGGAAAATCCTTCCCAATGACTGGAAGTACGGGAGATGGATATAAAATTGCAAAGAGTTTTGGGCATACAATAATTTCTCCCAGACCAGCGTTAACCCCGATTGAGATAGAGAATTATCCATTTGTAGATCTTGCGGGAATTTCTATTAATGTATGGATAAAAAAAGCAAAAAATAAGATGTATGGCAGTTTATTATTTACTCATAAAGGTTTTTCAGGTCCGGTAGTATTGAATTTTTCCAGATATTTAAATGATGGAGATAAAATTCAGATTTCCTTTGTTGATTTTGATAATGAAGAAAAGTTTCGTAAATATTTTGTTGAAAAATCCAATCAAAATAAAAATATGTTATTATACGATTTTTTGAAAAAAGAGTTTCGTTTTCCCAGAAGATTTATTGCTGTGATGTTTAGAATATTAAATATCGATAAAAATAAAAGATTAAATAATCTCTCTAGACATGAAAGGAATAATGTGATACAATATCTTGTTAATCATGAATTTAAAGTGAAAAAAATAGGTGATTTTAACATTGCAATGGTAACTAAAGGGGGAATTGACACCAGAGAGATTAATTCAAAAAGTATGGAATCAAAATTGGTAGAAAATTTATATTTTATAGGAGAGGTTGTTGATGTTGATGGCTACACAGGAGGATATAACCTGCAATGGGCATTTTCATCAGCATATATTGCAGCTAAGAATATTATTGAAAAGGGAGGCTGA
- a CDS encoding metal ABC transporter solute-binding protein, Zn/Mn family translates to MKKILFLFIVSVNIIIYGLNIVTSIKPLELITKELAPDSTITSLFKTNSDFSKKYSITDNVDLVILLNDEIKTPENIQKVVLSEGVLFYPYNENPFLWTDPLYSVVIAYKIEKKLEKIDPENAMNYRNNLLEMTQKLISMSDNFAKIVDKKQLKVIDLNGLLIHFYKRYKIQYETPKEDYIITASDTLVTNVDYHNLNLKALPNLKIKIDVFATNYSTLIDFYESIFKEFEK, encoded by the coding sequence ATGAAGAAAATTCTGTTTTTATTTATTGTTTCAGTAAACATTATAATTTATGGATTAAACATAGTTACATCGATAAAACCACTCGAATTAATTACAAAAGAACTGGCTCCTGATTCAACTATTACCAGTTTATTTAAAACCAATTCTGATTTTTCTAAAAAATATAGTATAACAGATAATGTTGATCTCGTAATACTTTTAAATGATGAAATAAAAACGCCTGAAAATATTCAAAAAGTGGTATTATCAGAAGGTGTATTATTTTATCCATATAATGAAAACCCTTTTTTATGGACAGATCCATTATATTCTGTTGTAATTGCGTATAAGATAGAAAAGAAATTAGAAAAAATAGATCCGGAAAATGCGATGAATTATAGAAATAACCTTCTTGAAATGACACAGAAATTAATATCGATGTCAGATAATTTTGCCAAAATAGTCGATAAAAAACAATTGAAGGTTATAGATCTTAACGGATTGTTGATACATTTCTACAAGAGATATAAAATTCAATATGAAACTCCTAAGGAAGATTATATAATAACCGCTTCAGATACACTGGTGACAAATGTTGATTACCATAATTTAAATTTAAAAGCATTGCCTAATTTAAAGATAAAAATAGATGTATTTGCAACGAATTACTCCACATTAATTGATTTTTATGAATCAATATTTAAAGAATTTGAAAAATAA
- a CDS encoding AAA family ATPase produces the protein MFIDFLYDFDLTKDQSFVAEELDKFLYNQKDFLIVQGSAGTGKTFLISQFARYLKRKNKDFVFLAPTGRAADILSNKSGFQSYTIHSVIYDFSHERINFEEDIFQVFFNLKEDWKEDMIFIVDESSMISDSKGIDDGHLVFGSGKLLTDLISYVFNYGSNNKIIFLGDENQLPPVNSSFSPALNRVYLEKQFNLKGNKVFLEDVVRQEKESGILKNSNILKEKIKRKNYYFLDFVFENDFLREDNIIENYMENNGNLKDKIILCSTNKIALEYNKIIRKKLGYFRDIEIGDILLNTKNSKFFGKVFNGEFFEVVKIYDYISENVEIKNKFVIPIELYKLSLKKINSKEKTYDVWILGNALKAKELSVDNLTYYALYKYILGDDVKNINFDIIEKLKSNPYFNALHMKYGYAVTVHKAQGGEWDTVYVDCRYYNNYKTEEYFRWLYTSITRSKKKVYLKNIPAFRSGYWNKIKVLTDYKISKNIKIEYTLYFKDEGTKHIYEEFRNMISNEGFQIIGVKHFQYQEVYYLKKENDFLIVQLYYNKKYEATTLKIIESTNENVANEFLNLFNKGEIQIKEINNEIKSNNKCIKAYVDGSYDNKIKRYGSGIVIIDDNNIGEYYCYGENEELLKYRNISGEIIATLIALEYAKQNHVECMEIYYDYSGIENWALGYWKTNNYLTKRYKELFDKYINDYTLKVIFRKVKAHSGNNYNEIADKLAKKALFERKCNVEKFFVNV, from the coding sequence ATGTTTATAGATTTTTTATATGATTTTGACTTAACAAAAGACCAGAGTTTTGTTGCAGAAGAATTGGATAAATTTTTATATAATCAAAAGGATTTTCTTATTGTTCAGGGAAGTGCCGGAACAGGTAAGACATTTTTAATCTCTCAATTTGCACGATATTTAAAAAGAAAGAATAAAGATTTTGTTTTTTTGGCGCCAACTGGAAGGGCTGCTGATATATTATCGAATAAATCAGGCTTTCAATCATATACTATTCATAGTGTTATATATGATTTTAGTCATGAAAGAATTAATTTTGAAGAAGATATATTTCAGGTGTTTTTTAATTTAAAGGAAGATTGGAAAGAAGATATGATTTTTATAGTAGATGAAAGTTCTATGATTTCTGATTCAAAAGGAATAGATGATGGGCATTTAGTTTTTGGAAGCGGAAAATTATTAACAGACTTAATATCTTATGTGTTTAATTACGGTTCAAATAACAAAATTATTTTTTTAGGTGATGAAAATCAACTACCTCCAGTCAATTCATCATTTTCTCCAGCTTTAAATAGAGTATATTTAGAAAAACAATTTAATTTGAAAGGAAATAAGGTATTCCTTGAAGATGTTGTTAGGCAGGAAAAAGAGAGTGGAATTTTAAAGAATTCAAATATATTAAAGGAAAAAATAAAAAGAAAAAACTATTATTTTTTAGATTTTGTATTTGAAAATGACTTTCTTAGAGAAGATAATATAATAGAAAATTATATGGAAAATAATGGAAATTTAAAGGATAAAATTATCTTATGTTCAACTAATAAAATAGCGCTTGAATATAATAAAATAATTAGAAAAAAATTGGGATATTTCAGAGATATTGAAATTGGTGATATTCTATTAAATACAAAGAATTCAAAATTTTTTGGCAAGGTTTTTAATGGCGAGTTTTTTGAAGTTGTTAAGATATATGATTATATTTCTGAGAATGTGGAGATAAAGAATAAATTTGTGATACCAATTGAATTGTATAAGCTTTCTCTAAAAAAAATAAACTCAAAAGAAAAAACATATGATGTCTGGATTTTAGGAAATGCATTAAAAGCAAAAGAATTAAGCGTTGATAATTTAACGTATTATGCATTATATAAATATATATTGGGTGATGATGTAAAGAATATTAATTTTGATATCATTGAAAAATTGAAAAGCAATCCTTACTTTAATGCCCTGCATATGAAGTATGGATATGCTGTTACAGTTCATAAAGCTCAGGGAGGAGAATGGGATACAGTATATGTAGATTGCCGCTATTATAATAATTATAAAACTGAAGAATACTTTAGATGGTTATATACTTCAATAACGCGTTCAAAAAAGAAGGTATATTTAAAGAATATCCCTGCATTTAGAAGTGGATACTGGAATAAAATAAAGGTTTTAACGGATTATAAAATTTCGAAAAATATAAAAATTGAATATACTTTATATTTTAAAGACGAAGGAACAAAGCATATATACGAAGAATTTAGAAATATGATATCAAATGAGGGATTTCAGATAATTGGGGTAAAACATTTTCAATATCAGGAAGTCTATTATTTAAAAAAGGAAAATGACTTTTTAATTGTTCAATTATATTACAACAAAAAATATGAAGCAACCACTTTGAAAATAATTGAAAGCACCAATGAAAATGTTGCAAATGAATTTCTTAATTTGTTCAATAAAGGTGAAATACAAATAAAAGAGATAAATAACGAAATTAAAAGTAACAATAAATGTATTAAAGCATATGTTGATGGAAGTTATGATAATAAAATTAAAAGATATGGTTCAGGAATTGTGATTATAGACGATAATAACATAGGTGAATATTATTGTTATGGTGAAAATGAAGAATTATTAAAATATAGAAATATTTCCGGAGAGATTATAGCAACATTAATAGCTCTGGAATATGCTAAACAAAATCATGTTGAATGTATGGAAATATATTATGATTATTCCGGGATTGAAAATTGGGCTTTGGGATATTGGAAGACAAATAATTATTTAACAAAAAGATATAAGGAATTATTTGATAAATATATAAATGATTATACTTTAAAAGTTATATTTAGGAAGGTTAAAGCACATAGCGGGAACAACTATAATGAAATTGCTGATAAACTTGCAAAAAAAGCACTATTTGAAAGAAAATGCAACGTTGAAAAGTTTTTTGTAAATGTTTAG
- a CDS encoding nucleic acid-binding protein: MKKFLTTLLIGGLMAGSIFAFGGAALPGAYQPLNAPVYQRYQQVKGGYWLNDENLIEVKGTVESISTEEDFPGILFVTVKTEDGNSYIVHVNARYAVDLKEGDSVELKGWIAEFKDEKIFRPVEAKVNGEEVYNRNQFFRRTAVRANVRPYAGKPFGYNPIPNKPPVRRPYNNNFRRPGSRIPMNYYGRTPMGAWERPMMNYNYPGSGYYNEIPGYTPKYPHDDWNYYGPRAPRW, from the coding sequence ATGAAAAAGTTTTTAACAACATTATTGATTGGCGGATTGATGGCAGGTTCAATCTTTGCATTTGGAGGTGCAGCATTGCCAGGAGCATATCAACCACTAAATGCTCCAGTTTATCAACGTTACCAGCAGGTGAAAGGTGGATATTGGCTTAATGATGAAAATCTTATTGAAGTAAAAGGAACAGTTGAAAGTATTTCAACAGAAGAAGATTTTCCAGGAATATTGTTTGTAACTGTAAAAACAGAAGATGGAAATAGCTACATAGTACATGTAAATGCAAGATATGCTGTAGATCTAAAAGAAGGTGACAGTGTAGAATTAAAAGGTTGGATTGCAGAATTTAAAGATGAAAAAATATTCAGACCTGTTGAAGCAAAGGTAAATGGAGAAGAAGTATATAATAGAAATCAGTTTTTCAGAAGAACTGCTGTAAGGGCAAATGTTAGACCATATGCAGGAAAACCATTTGGATATAATCCAATACCAAATAAACCACCAGTTAGAAGACCATATAATAATAATTTTAGAAGACCTGGTAGCAGAATACCTATGAATTATTATGGAAGAACACCTATGGGTGCATGGGAAAGACCCATGATGAATTATAATTATCCAGGTTCAGGATATTACAATGAAATACCAGGATATACACCAAAATACCCTCACGATGATTGGAACTATTATGGACCAAGAGCTCCAAGATGGTGA
- a CDS encoding FprA family A-type flavoprotein yields MDTILKITDGIYYVGVNDRDTHLFENMWPLPKGVTYNSYIIKDEKNVLIDTVKISKVNAFIEKIYDILDGGKLDYLVINHMEPDHSGAIETIMHEFPEMKIVGNKKTFEFLKALYDIEDNLYEIKDGDEIDLGKHKLKFFLTPMVHWPETMMTYEITDKIIFTGDAFGGFGSLDGGVFDDEVDIEYYENEIRRYYSNIVGKFGPMVQRAMKKVGGLDIEIVAPTHGPVWRSNPGRILELYDKWSKYETEEGVVIVYGTMYGNTEKMADYIARCLADEGIKNIRVMNSSNTHESYIINEIWRFKGVILGTNTYNNDIFPPMEKVIINLAHKGIKNRVFGVFGTYGWSGGGVKGIVEYINKNKWEMVADPVEVQFSAKEESYEKLRELAKAMAKRIKEN; encoded by the coding sequence ATGGATACAATTCTAAAAATAACAGATGGAATTTATTATGTAGGTGTAAATGATAGAGACACACATTTATTTGAAAATATGTGGCCATTGCCAAAAGGTGTAACTTATAACTCATATATAATAAAAGATGAAAAAAATGTATTAATTGATACTGTAAAAATTTCAAAGGTAAATGCATTTATTGAAAAGATTTATGATATTCTTGATGGTGGAAAACTTGATTATCTTGTTATTAATCATATGGAACCTGACCATTCAGGAGCAATTGAAACAATAATGCATGAATTTCCTGAAATGAAAATAGTTGGTAACAAAAAAACATTTGAATTTTTAAAGGCATTATATGATATTGAAGATAATCTATATGAAATTAAAGATGGAGATGAAATAGATTTAGGAAAACATAAATTGAAATTCTTTTTAACTCCTATGGTACACTGGCCAGAAACAATGATGACATATGAAATAACAGATAAAATAATATTTACAGGTGACGCATTTGGAGGTTTTGGTTCACTTGATGGTGGGGTATTTGATGATGAAGTTGATATTGAATATTATGAAAATGAAATAAGAAGATATTATTCTAATATAGTTGGAAAATTTGGTCCAATGGTTCAAAGAGCAATGAAAAAGGTTGGAGGACTTGATATTGAAATAGTTGCACCAACACATGGTCCTGTATGGAGAAGTAACCCTGGCCGAATATTGGAATTATACGACAAATGGAGTAAATATGAAACAGAAGAAGGTGTTGTAATAGTATACGGAACTATGTATGGAAATACAGAAAAAATGGCAGACTATATTGCACGTTGCCTTGCTGATGAAGGAATTAAAAATATCAGAGTTATGAATTCGTCAAATACTCATGAATCATATATTATAAATGAAATATGGAGATTTAAAGGTGTAATCTTAGGAACAAATACATATAATAATGATATCTTTCCACCAATGGAAAAGGTAATTATAAATTTAGCCCATAAAGGTATTAAAAACAGGGTATTTGGAGTATTTGGAACATATGGATGGAGTGGCGGTGGAGTAAAAGGTATTGTAGAATACATTAATAAAAACAAATGGGAAATGGTTGCAGATCCAGTTGAAGTCCAATTTTCAGCTAAAGAAGAAAGTTATGAAAAATTAAGAGAATTGGCTAAAGCAATGGCAAAAAGAATAAAAGAAAATTGA
- a CDS encoding 4Fe-4S binding protein produces MKKKLSLTIILMYISQIAFFILFFMLLKNHKLVKWMFVFVAGLLISPFFGRFYCGWVCPINTVFKPIDFIFKKLKIKRFKAPAFLKSKIVRYFMLALFIGAFAVTKMLKIKVNILLYIIGTATLITLFFEEELWHKHLCPYGTMLSFLSQKSFTKLKIDEEKCIGCGLCQQVCPTNTIITLDSKKRKIEARECLMCFQCQSVCPVNAISLKSFKQ; encoded by the coding sequence ATGAAAAAAAAGCTTAGTTTAACAATTATTTTGATGTATATTTCACAAATTGCGTTTTTTATATTATTTTTTATGCTTTTAAAGAATCATAAGCTTGTAAAATGGATGTTTGTATTTGTAGCTGGTTTATTAATTTCTCCATTTTTTGGCCGCTTTTATTGTGGGTGGGTATGTCCTATAAATACTGTATTTAAACCTATAGATTTTATATTTAAAAAACTTAAAATTAAACGTTTTAAAGCTCCTGCATTTTTAAAATCAAAGATTGTAAGGTATTTTATGTTAGCATTGTTTATAGGCGCTTTTGCGGTTACAAAAATGCTTAAAATCAAAGTAAATATTTTATTGTATATTATAGGGACAGCTACATTAATTACTTTATTCTTTGAAGAAGAATTATGGCATAAACACCTCTGTCCTTATGGAACAATGCTTAGCTTCTTATCCCAAAAATCCTTCACAAAATTGAAAATCGATGAAGAAAAATGTATTGGCTGTGGATTGTGTCAGCAGGTTTGTCCAACAAATACAATTATAACCCTTGATAGTAAAAAAAGGAAAATAGAAGCAAGAGAATGTTTAATGTGTTTTCAATGTCAATCTGTTTGTCCTGTTAATGCTATTTCTCTTAAAAGTTTTAAACAATAA
- a CDS encoding MBL fold metallo-hydrolase — MEFHKITENVYYISDTTNIGVIRINDNNDVLIVDSGSDDSKGRRIVKILKENGFQVKYIINTHMHADHIGGNHFIQKHNPEVRIISTRAEMSIIENPIFLPYFLYSGAYPVRDLRNKFLLAKPSKITDIIGMDDNTVKVEDAEIGIIRLDGHTEFQKGIVYEDVLFCGDALISEELLEKHKIPVNVNIENAKKTLLKLKETNYKYYLPAHGTLIEDIESLAEKNYERIKEIENKILEFVDTEKSTEKIVSYLLYSYDLNITNATLYYLYNTTIMGYLGHLRDNKKIDLIVKNNTVYWKIK; from the coding sequence ATGGAATTTCATAAAATAACGGAAAATGTATATTACATTAGCGATACAACAAATATTGGTGTAATAAGGATAAACGATAATAATGATGTGTTAATTGTAGATAGTGGTAGTGATGATTCAAAAGGAAGACGAATAGTAAAAATATTAAAGGAAAATGGTTTTCAGGTAAAATACATTATTAATACACATATGCACGCGGATCACATAGGTGGTAATCACTTTATACAAAAGCACAATCCAGAAGTAAGAATAATTTCAACAAGAGCTGAAATGAGCATAATAGAAAATCCAATATTTTTGCCTTATTTTCTCTATTCGGGAGCATATCCTGTAAGAGATTTAAGAAATAAATTCTTATTGGCAAAACCATCTAAAATAACGGATATTATTGGAATGGATGATAATACTGTGAAAGTAGAAGATGCTGAAATAGGAATAATTCGTCTTGATGGTCATACAGAATTTCAAAAGGGAATAGTTTATGAAGATGTATTATTCTGTGGAGATGCATTAATTTCAGAAGAATTATTGGAAAAACATAAAATACCCGTTAATGTAAATATAGAAAATGCAAAAAAAACATTATTAAAACTGAAAGAAACAAATTATAAATATTATCTTCCGGCTCATGGAACTTTAATAGAAGATATAGAATCATTAGCAGAGAAAAATTATGAAAGAATAAAAGAAATAGAAAATAAAATCCTTGAATTTGTGGATACAGAAAAGAGCACAGAAAAAATAGTATCTTACTTATTATATAGTTATGATTTAAATATAACAAATGCAACATTATATTATTTATATAATACTACAATAATGGGGTATCTTGGACATTTAAGAGATAATAAAAAAATAGACTTAATAGTAAAAAATAATACAGTTTACTGGAAAATAAAATAG
- a CDS encoding GGDEF domain-containing response regulator gives MNILVVEDSKLERLYLKDFFKKFNYNVLVASDGYEALEIHNNQNIDLMVLDLIMPGISGFEVCEEIRKKENDSDHYTYIIMLTGRTDKEDIIKGLEIGADDYVIKPFDENELRVRISVGERIVSMYKKILELNKKLEYESTHDDLTKIYNRKEIYSRLKNELSNNPIIAILDLDFFKKINDTYGHLAGNYVLSEFAKIVKEIVGDFGEFGRFGGEEFLIFFKGNILESQALEILEKIRNIIYMYDFNFEGQSIKVTVSIGATRNNGQYNIDQILAIADDNLYEAKKEGRNRIIYK, from the coding sequence ATGAATATTCTCGTTGTAGAAGATTCAAAGCTTGAAAGACTTTATTTAAAGGATTTCTTTAAGAAATTTAATTATAATGTGTTGGTGGCATCAGATGGATACGAGGCACTGGAAATACATAATAACCAGAATATCGATTTAATGGTGCTGGATTTAATTATGCCAGGCATTAGCGGGTTTGAAGTGTGTGAAGAAATAAGGAAAAAAGAAAATGATTCAGATCATTATACATATATAATCATGCTAACAGGAAGAACCGATAAAGAAGATATAATAAAAGGACTGGAAATAGGTGCAGATGATTATGTAATTAAACCTTTTGATGAAAATGAATTAAGAGTACGTATTTCTGTTGGTGAGAGAATAGTATCAATGTATAAAAAAATATTGGAATTAAATAAAAAACTTGAATATGAATCTACTCATGATGATTTAACAAAAATCTATAATAGAAAAGAGATTTATTCCAGATTGAAAAACGAATTATCAAATAATCCAATTATTGCAATTCTTGATCTCGATTTTTTTAAAAAAATAAATGATACATATGGACATTTAGCCGGTAATTATGTATTAAGTGAATTTGCGAAAATTGTAAAAGAGATTGTAGGTGATTTTGGAGAATTTGGAAGATTTGGTGGAGAAGAGTTTTTAATATTTTTTAAAGGAAATATTTTAGAATCACAGGCTCTTGAAATATTGGAAAAAATTAGAAATATAATATATATGTATGATTTTAACTTTGAAGGACAATCAATAAAAGTTACTGTAAGTATAGGAGCAACCAGAAATAATGGTCAATATAACATAGATCAGATTCTTGCAATTGCAGATGATAATTTATATGAAGCTAAAAAAGAAGGAAGAAATAGAATTATATATAAATAA
- a CDS encoding N-glycosylase/DNA lyase, with amino-acid sequence MMKLVEDIKNIYDEAKPLVEKRWSEFVELGKNGSEEELFSELCFCILTANWSAKGGIKAQKEIGINGFIELPLDELELALRKVGHRFPRARAQYIVSNRWIIGKIKPLFFLPYYHFREFIVNNIKGIGWKEASHFLRNIGYGDVAILDKHIMRLMLENQLIDEIPKGGWTKKRYLEYEKRLKVLEEYFNEPIGKLDLYLWYLVKKDVDK; translated from the coding sequence ATAATGAAATTAGTTGAGGATATTAAAAATATATATGATGAAGCAAAACCACTTGTGGAAAAACGATGGAGTGAATTTGTTGAACTTGGGAAAAATGGAAGTGAAGAAGAATTATTTTCTGAATTATGTTTTTGTATTCTTACAGCCAATTGGAGCGCCAAAGGAGGTATAAAAGCTCAAAAAGAAATAGGAATAAATGGTTTTATAGAACTTCCTCTTGATGAATTGGAATTAGCTTTAAGAAAGGTTGGACATAGATTTCCAAGAGCGAGGGCCCAATATATTGTTTCTAATAGATGGATTATTGGAAAGATAAAACCTTTGTTTTTCCTTCCTTATTATCATTTTAGAGAATTTATAGTTAATAATATAAAAGGAATAGGTTGGAAGGAAGCAAGTCATTTTTTAAGAAATATTGGGTATGGAGATGTTGCTATTTTAGATAAGCATATTATGAGATTAATGCTTGAAAATCAATTAATTGATGAAATTCCAAAAGGTGGATGGACTAAGAAAAGATATCTGGAATACGAAAAACGCTTAAAGGTTTTAGAAGAATATTTTAACGAACCAATAGGGAAATTAGATCTATATTTATGGTATCTTGTAAAAAAGGATGTAGATAAATAA
- a CDS encoding DUF554 domain-containing protein, producing MIPTLVNAIAVVIGSLIGLFAKKNIPDRLKTILFYGVGLTTLGIGIKMTMEVNNFLIVLGSMAIGGLIGEILDIEGWLKRIGDSMHEGDFSTGFVMSSILFLVGPLTIIGSITAGLTGDGTLIYTKSLLDGISSMVLASIYGLGVMISAGSVLVVQGSIVLLASTLSFLTNEIYLNDLVAVGGLMVLGLGFKILEIKDARIGNFLPALIVSPILVWIVTLFK from the coding sequence ATGATACCAACATTGGTAAATGCTATAGCCGTTGTTATAGGAAGCTTAATTGGATTATTCGCAAAAAAGAATATTCCTGATAGATTAAAGACTATTCTCTTTTATGGTGTTGGTTTGACTACTCTTGGAATTGGTATTAAAATGACAATGGAAGTAAATAATTTTCTTATAGTGTTGGGTTCAATGGCAATAGGAGGGTTAATAGGCGAAATTTTAGATATAGAAGGTTGGTTGAAAAGAATAGGAGATTCTATGCATGAAGGAGATTTTTCAACTGGATTTGTAATGTCCTCTATATTATTTTTAGTTGGACCTTTAACAATTATAGGTTCTATAACAGCAGGCTTAACTGGAGATGGAACGTTAATCTATACCAAATCTTTATTAGACGGAATCTCGTCAATGGTATTGGCATCAATTTATGGTTTAGGGGTTATGATTTCTGCCGGCTCTGTTTTAGTAGTTCAGGGAAGTATAGTGTTATTAGCCTCTACTTTATCTTTTTTAACAAATGAAATATATTTAAATGATCTTGTAGCAGTTGGTGGATTAATGGTATTAGGGCTTGGATTTAAAATATTGGAAATAAAAGATGCCAGAATAGGTAATTTTTTACCGGCATTAATTGTTTCGCCAATTCTTGTGTGGATTGTAACCTTATTTAAATGA
- a CDS encoding diacylglycerol/lipid kinase family protein, whose protein sequence is MKKYYIIVNPHSSGGKAKEKWKVIEKKLKELKIDFEKVFTSRRMHAYSLTIEAIKDGYKRFLIVGGDGTVNEVVNGFFSQEFEKTENLLIGLIPTGTGNDWGKTVGIPVDIYEAIDVLKHEKVYTQDVGFVKYYNDEKEEKRFFVNIAGMFFDAEVTRRTNNSKDKNKSSSFSYLLNLLSSLFKYTSQNAIISYENKSLNKKIFSMAVGICKYSGGGMKMVPEAIPDDGKLDVTIVNDLPKWVVVQKIKKLFDGSFIKEPWVDYFRTEKLSINSQEKIYLEVDGESLGHSPFEFGIIKKALNVLVK, encoded by the coding sequence ATGAAGAAATATTATATAATAGTAAATCCACATTCTTCTGGCGGAAAAGCAAAAGAAAAATGGAAAGTAATTGAAAAAAAATTAAAAGAATTAAAGATAGATTTTGAGAAAGTTTTTACCAGTAGAAGAATGCATGCATATTCTTTAACAATTGAAGCAATAAAAGATGGATATAAACGCTTTTTAATAGTAGGTGGAGATGGGACGGTAAATGAAGTTGTTAACGGTTTTTTTTCTCAAGAATTTGAAAAAACAGAAAATTTATTAATAGGTTTAATTCCAACGGGAACTGGAAATGATTGGGGGAAAACAGTAGGAATTCCAGTGGATATATATGAAGCAATAGATGTTTTAAAACATGAAAAGGTATATACGCAGGATGTTGGGTTTGTAAAATATTATAATGATGAAAAGGAAGAAAAAAGATTTTTTGTGAATATTGCCGGCATGTTTTTTGATGCTGAAGTTACCAGAAGAACCAATAATTCTAAGGATAAAAATAAAAGTTCTTCCTTTTCATATCTTTTAAATTTATTATCTTCTTTATTTAAATATACATCGCAAAATGCAATTATTTCATATGAAAATAAAAGTTTAAATAAAAAGATTTTTTCAATGGCGGTTGGTATATGTAAATATAGTGGCGGGGGAATGAAAATGGTTCCAGAAGCAATTCCGGATGACGGTAAGTTAGATGTAACAATAGTAAATGATTTACCAAAATGGGTAGTCGTTCAAAAAATTAAAAAATTATTTGATGGAAGTTTTATAAAGGAACCATGGGTGGATTATTTTAGAACGGAAAAATTATCAATAAATTCTCAGGAAAAAATATATCTTGAAGTTGATGGCGAAAGTCTGGGGCATTCGCCATTTGAATTTGGTATTATAAAGAAAGCATTAAATGTTTTGGTAAAATAA